The proteins below are encoded in one region of Fimbriimonadaceae bacterium:
- the trpB gene encoding tryptophan synthase subunit beta, which yields MFEGEPLNGRFGEFGGRYVPETLVPALEELAEAFRKAWNDTGFRAEFDRLAHDYVGRPTPLTEAPRISEATGLQVSVKREDLCHTGAHKINNAVGQCLLAKRMGKKRIIAETGAGQHGVATATVCALFGLQCEVYMGEEDCARQELNVFRMRLLGAEVVPVSSGTKTLKDALNEAMRDWVTNVRDTHYVIGTAAGPHPYPWMVREFQAVIGNEARAQYLERHGRLPDVGIACVGGGSNAIGFYHAFVPDPVRLLGIEAGGLGVATGSHAAPLTAGSPGVLHGSYSYIMQDEDGQILPTHSVSAGLDYPGVGPEHSHLRDTGRVEYSAVTDEEALDAFQRVARLEGLIPAFESSHAFAPLFRPGFLPAGSRVLVNLSGRGDKDMERAAQLLGYGHSKRAD from the coding sequence ATGTTCGAAGGCGAGCCCCTGAACGGAAGGTTTGGCGAGTTTGGCGGGCGGTATGTGCCCGAGACCCTCGTGCCTGCCCTAGAGGAGCTTGCCGAGGCCTTCAGGAAGGCCTGGAACGACACGGGCTTCCGGGCCGAGTTCGACCGGCTGGCCCACGACTACGTTGGTCGTCCGACGCCCCTCACCGAAGCCCCCCGCATCAGCGAGGCCACCGGTCTGCAGGTCTCCGTGAAAAGGGAAGACCTCTGCCACACCGGCGCCCACAAAATCAACAACGCGGTCGGCCAGTGCCTCCTGGCGAAGCGAATGGGCAAGAAGCGGATCATCGCGGAGACCGGGGCAGGGCAGCACGGCGTCGCCACGGCCACGGTCTGTGCCCTCTTCGGGCTCCAGTGCGAGGTCTACATGGGCGAGGAGGACTGTGCCCGGCAGGAGCTCAACGTCTTCCGCATGCGGCTCTTAGGGGCCGAGGTCGTGCCGGTCTCGAGCGGCACCAAGACCCTCAAGGACGCCCTCAACGAAGCGATGCGTGATTGGGTGACCAACGTTCGGGACACCCACTACGTCATCGGGACGGCCGCCGGGCCCCACCCTTACCCCTGGATGGTCCGGGAGTTCCAGGCCGTGATTGGGAACGAGGCCCGCGCCCAGTACCTGGAGCGTCACGGCCGGCTCCCGGATGTCGGGATCGCCTGCGTCGGGGGCGGCTCGAACGCGATCGGCTTCTACCACGCCTTCGTGCCGGACCCCGTCCGGCTTCTGGGCATCGAGGCTGGAGGGCTCGGGGTCGCCACCGGCAGCCACGCCGCGCCCCTGACCGCGGGCTCCCCCGGCGTGCTCCACGGCTCCTACAGCTACATCATGCAGGATGAAGACGGCCAGATCCTGCCCACCCACAGCGTCTCCGCCGGCTTGGACTACCCCGGGGTCGGGCCGGAGCACTCGCACCTGCGCGATACCGGCCGGGTGGAGTACTCGGCGGTCACCGACGAGGAAGCGCTCGACGCCTTCCAGCGGGTGGCGCGGCTAGAAGGCCTCATCCCAGCGTTCGAATCCTCCCATGCCTTCGCCCCCCTTTTCCGCCCCGGCTTCTTGCCCGCAGGCAGCCGCGT
- a CDS encoding EI24 domain-containing protein has protein sequence MFAPCVTPAAPVLYLPREMPTMLRAFLLVYQDRTLRSYVWRPLLFSALAYLALLLAGFAVLVPWLAHLAETSGLPGAVGWIGGTVVLGVAWFFLSGPIFLVMANLFSAFLWEPLSRRVEERLYGRAEGAAPTWPMLLQDLAFRMPTTVMAALAVAVFGTGCFGLVAVVVAGWMGLNDYTSPAFARRGVVFPRQAFAALRCQNSWTLWLLGGASSLLPFLNVLLVPGWVAMGTVMCRESANPASRPPVLPPRP, from the coding sequence TTGTTCGCGCCCTGCGTAACGCCCGCCGCCCCCGTCCTGTACCTGCCAAGAGAGATGCCGACCATGCTGCGCGCCTTCCTGCTGGTCTACCAAGACCGGACCCTGCGCTCTTATGTCTGGCGCCCCCTCCTATTCTCGGCCCTTGCCTACTTGGCCCTGTTGCTCGCCGGATTTGCGGTGCTGGTGCCTTGGCTCGCACACCTGGCCGAGACCTCCGGCCTGCCTGGCGCCGTCGGTTGGATCGGAGGCACGGTCGTGCTCGGGGTGGCGTGGTTCTTCCTTTCCGGGCCGATCTTCTTAGTGATGGCGAACTTGTTCTCGGCCTTTCTTTGGGAACCGCTCAGCCGTCGCGTGGAGGAGAGGCTCTATGGCCGGGCGGAAGGTGCCGCCCCGACTTGGCCGATGCTCCTTCAAGACCTTGCCTTCCGGATGCCGACCACGGTCATGGCGGCTTTGGCGGTGGCCGTCTTCGGCACAGGCTGCTTCGGCCTGGTGGCGGTCGTGGTCGCAGGTTGGATGGGTCTGAACGATTACACTTCGCCGGCCTTTGCCCGGCGGGGGGTGGTCTTCCCGCGGCAGGCGTTCGCCGCCCTGCGCTGCCAGAACTCCTGGACTCTCTGGCTGCTCGGCGGGGCGTCGAGCCTCCTGCCGTTCCTGAACGTCTTGCTCGTCCCTGGCTGGGTCGCGATGGGCACGGTGATGTGCCGAGAGTCGGCCAACCCCGCAAGTCGGCCGCCCGTCCTCCCGCCAAGGCCGTAA